Within Lentimicrobiaceae bacterium, the genomic segment GGAAGTTACTGAAATGGCTTTTGTTCATCTTGGAAAAAGAAAAACAAAATCACAACCTAATTTATTCGAAGAATGAATTCAGAAACATCAAAGTTAATTCTGCTGGAAGCCGAAAAACTCGGATTTGAACACTGTGGTTTTGCCCCGTATGAATTTCTTGAACAAGAAGCTAAATATATTGATGGATGGCTGAAAAGGGGATATAATGGTTCGAAAAAATATTTGCAAGATAACTTCGAACAAATTATTGACCCGTCGAAAATTCTACCTGGAGTACAATCGGTAATAGTATTATTAAAAAGTTATTACCCACCATATCTGCAACCTGACTATTGTGCCTATAAAATTTCAAAATATGCCTACGGAAAAGATTACCATCAAGTAATGAAGAAAAAAATATCTCGTTTGTCAAATTTTATCCGTAAAAATTTTACAAATTCACATGCCAGGTCTTTTGTTGATTCAGGAAGGGTGCTCGAAAAAAAATGGGCAGTGAAGGCAGGATTGGGTTGGCAAGGAAAAAACACTCTTTTTATCAAACCAGGTGAAGGCAGCTTTTTCTTTATAGGCGTAATTCTTACCAACCTGGAACTTGATTATAATGAACCCTTTGCACAAGACCTTTGCCGGAATTGTTCCTTGTGCATCAGCAACTGCCCCACTGGTGCATTGGTCAAACCCTATGTTCTTGATGCACGAAAGTGCATTTCGTACCAAACTTTTGAACCCGGTGACGAAATACCTGAAAGTTTCAGGGGAAAAATGAACAACTGGATTTATGGCTGCGATACCTGCCAGGATGTGTGCCCGCATAACCGACATCCCTTTGTTACAACCGACAACTCTTTTATGCCAATACAAAGTATTGTAAACATGACTACTGATGATTGGAATGATTTAAACGAAAATAATTTCGATTCAGTGTTCGAAAAATCTGCAATCAAGCGCTATCCTTTGAAAACATTGAAAAGAAATATATTTTTTTTAGAAAAATAATCTACTTTTGTGTCTTTCCGACATTATCCCTTAACAATGAAGAGAATAATTTTTTACGTATTACCGATAATTTCCGGTATTATCCTTTTCGCCTGTGGGCAGAATTACGTTCCCAAACCTACGGGATATTTTCGTATTGACTTGCCAGAACATACTTACCGTACATTCGATACTACATTTCCCTATACTTTTGAAATTGGAAGGATTACTACGATCGAACACGATAAGTTTTCGCCGGAGGAACCTTACTGGATCAATATTGTTTATCCGAAATTTAAGGGCAGAATACACCTCAGCTACAAAAAAGTTGACAATAATCTGAATCAATATCTCGACGATGCATTCAAAATGGCAAACAAACACATTCCCAAAGCTAATTCCATAAAACAACGCGTCATTAACACACCTGAACACCATGTGTACGGGCTTATTTACGATATCACTGGAAGCGAAACAGCCTCAGCCTACCAGTTTTTTTTAACCGATAGCCTGCATCATTTTGTCAGAGGCGCCCTATACTTCAGCGTAACGCCCAATAACGACTCATTACAACCTGTAATAGAATTTATTAAAAAAGATGTTGAGCATATGATTGAAACTTTTAAATGGACAAATAAATAAATTGAAACATGAGAAAACTATTACTATTAATTCTTGTATTATGCACTACCGGCTTCGGAAGTTTTGCCCAGCAGCAAAAATATTCGAGAGTAAAAATTATTACCGGTGACGATGGTCTTCGTAAATTAGCCTCCCTCGGTATTCCTGCAGAGGAAGGTATACACGGTAAAGGCTATTTTATTTCTGAGTTTTCACAGGATGAACTGGCAAAAATCAGGTCAAATGGTTTTGCAACCGAGGTGCTAATTGACGACTGGCAGGCTTATTACCTCGAAAAAAACCGGCAGGAAATGCAACAGCCCCTCAATGGCGACCCTAAGTTCTCCAAAGAATGGCCTGTACCCAACGGTTTTTCATTGGGAAGCCTCGGCGGTTTTTGCACCCGTGCCGAATTTCAGGCACATCTTGATAACATGGCGGCACTATACCCTAACCTCATCACGGTGAAACAGTCCATCGGCAATACTGTTTTAAATGAGCCGATTTATTTTGTTAAAATTTCCGACAATCCAAATGTTGCCGAAGACGAACCACAGATTCTTTATACCGGGATGCACCATGCACGCGAGCCTATTGGGATGCAACATCTTCTTTATTACATGTATTATCTTCTCGAAAATTACGAAACCAACCCCGAAGTAAAATACTTAGTTGACAATACGGAAATGTATTTTGTTCCTGTTTTTAATGTTGACGGATATTATTATAATGAAACCACCAACCCCAATGGTGGGGGAATGTGGCGTAAAAATCGCACGAACAATGGTGGAGGTTCCTATGGCATTGATCTTAACCGTAATTATGATTATATGTGGGGTTATGATAACAATGGGTCATCGCCTTATCCTGACGACGAAACTTACCGGGGTACAGAAGCTTTTTCCGAACCCGAAACACAGGCTATACGCGATTTTTGCACCAGTCATAATTTTAAAATCGCCATTAACTACCACTCGGTATCAGGCATGCTGTTGTATCCCTGGGGATATACTGAAGATGTTTGTCCCGACGACCAGATATTTTATAAACAAGCCACCATTTTAGCTACCGAAAACCATTATACCTACGGACCGGCAAGCACAACAATTTACATAACCAACGGTGGTTCCGACGACTGGATGTACGGCGAACAAACTACAAAAAATAAAATTTTATCCTATACACCAGAAATAGCAGGTAGCGGATTCTGGCCTACCGTAAGCGAAATCATTCCACTTTGCCAGGAAAACATGTACCAAAGCTGGATGGCTGCCTGGTTTGTACATGGATATGGCTTTATTGAAGATGCTACTCCCGGAATAATTTCCGAACCTGACGGCTATTTGAAATTTGAGGTATCGCAACTGGGAACCGACGACTCACAGGATTTTACCATAACGGTTACCCCACAGAACAATGCCATTAGTACAATAGGAGAACCTGTAATCATTACTGGGTTACAAAGCGGGCAAAGTAAACTGGATTCTATTCCCTTTACCCTTCGCGACGATATTGCCCAGGGTGATTTAATTACCTACTTTCTCACCCTCAACGACGGATATCGGGAAATAACCGATACGTTGACAAAAATATTTGGTACCCCTGTAGTTATTTTTAACGATACCTGCGAAAATCTGAATAACTGGAGTTCTACCTACGGATGGAATACCACAAGCAGTGCTTACCATTCCGCTCCCAAATCCATTACCGACTCTCCAAACGGCAGTTATCAGAATAATACCAATTCCTCCGTCACCCTGACCACCCCGGTTGACTTAGCCCATGCCGGTTACGCAATATTAAATTTCTGGGCAAAATGGGAAACCGAACCAGGTTACGACTTTGTTCAGGTAAAAATTTCTGACGACGGAGGCGCTACATGGACACCTCTTACAGGAAAATATACCAAACCTGGCAGCGATAACCAGATTCCAGGCGAACCTCTGTACGATGGGACACAAAATGCTTGGGTAAATGAAGAAATTGACCTCGGCGATTATTTAGGAGAGGAAGTTCTCTTCCGCTTCACCCTTATAAGCGATGGAGGCGTTACGGGCGACGGATTCTATTTCGACGATTTCCAGGTCATCATTATTGATAACACTACCGGGATTGGCGAAAATAGACCCTTCCAGGCAATGCTTAGCCCGGCTATGCCTAATCCTGCTGATAATTTTACGGCTTTTGGCTATCAGGTTCCTGGCAATGCGCAAAATGCAGCTTTACAAATTTACGATATTACCGGTAAACGGGTAAAAAGTTTAATTTTGAACGAAACTACAGGGCAGGTAAATATTTCGCTGACCGATTTGCTTCCCGGAATGTATTTCTGCAAAATCGAAGGAAATAATTTCCAAACGGCTGTTAAAAAATTAATAGTGAAATAATCTATTCATAAATTTTCCCCATTGATAAAGGCTGGGATTTCAGTCCCAGCTTTTATTTTTCACCTGTTCCGCAACGGCATTTTCGTCTATTTTCATCATGCAGTCGAAATGTTTTTTGGGGCAGCGGGCGTATCCCAATTTGCTGCAAGGACGGCACTTCAGGTTTTTTACCTCTATAATTACAGCGTTTCCGGGGTTCTGCGGAAGGTAAGGATACATACCGAACTGCGGTACGGTGTTTCCCCAGATGGAAACAATCTTTTTATCGAAAGCCGCGGCAATGTGCATTAATCCCGTATCGTGTGTTATCATTATCCGTGCCTGCTTTACCAGCGAAGCCGAACCATGCAGACTGTACATTCCGCAGGCATTTACAACTTTATTGCCAAGAGCCTCCCGTATTTTTTCTCCTTTTTCAAAATCTTCTTTACCACCCAACAGTATCACCGGTTGTTCCAGCTTCTGACAAACGGCAATAATTTTTTCTGCCGGAAGAGCTTTGGTTACCTGTTTGGCTCCAATAGCAAAAGCAACAAAACCGTTCTGGTGGATTGGCGGCAGAGCATATAGATTGATTTCCTTATCTTGTGGAAGGGAGTAATCAAGACCTTTGCCATCATTTGTAACGCCCAGCTTACGGACTGCCGCAAAATAACGATCTACGATATGGACATTAGGCAGCAGGTTTATTTTAAACTTTGTGTACAAAAATTTCCGCAGATTTAATTTGGAGAAACTGCCGAAAGGTTTCCGCAGCTGTAGCAAAACGATAAACGAACGCAGGTTTTTGTGCAGGTCAACGATAAAATCGAAATTTTCGGCTTTCAGTGCAGGGACAACTTCCGTTACATTTTTACCAATCACATGAATTGCATCCAAGTAAGGATTGGCTTCCAACAGCGGAA encodes:
- the gldD gene encoding gliding motility lipoprotein GldD, translating into MKRIIFYVLPIISGIILFACGQNYVPKPTGYFRIDLPEHTYRTFDTTFPYTFEIGRITTIEHDKFSPEEPYWINIVYPKFKGRIHLSYKKVDNNLNQYLDDAFKMANKHIPKANSIKQRVINTPEHHVYGLIYDITGSETASAYQFFLTDSLHHFVRGALYFSVTPNNDSLQPVIEFIKKDVEHMIETFKWTNK
- a CDS encoding glycosyltransferase family 9 protein, which encodes MPKILVIRFSSIGDIVLTTPVVRCLKMQIPGAEVHYLTKRQYLPLLEANPYLDAIHVIGKNVTEVVPALKAENFDFIVDLHKNLRSFIVLLQLRKPFGSFSKLNLRKFLYTKFKINLLPNVHIVDRYFAAVRKLGVTNDGKGLDYSLPQDKEINLYALPPIHQNGFVAFAIGAKQVTKALPAEKIIAVCQKLEQPVILLGGKEDFEKGEKIREALGNKVVNACGMYSLHGSASLVKQARIMITHDTGLMHIAAAFDKKIVSIWGNTVPQFGMYPYLPQNPGNAVIIEVKNLKCRPCSKLGYARCPKKHFDCMMKIDENAVAEQVKNKSWD
- a CDS encoding immune inhibitor A; translated protein: MRKLLLLILVLCTTGFGSFAQQQKYSRVKIITGDDGLRKLASLGIPAEEGIHGKGYFISEFSQDELAKIRSNGFATEVLIDDWQAYYLEKNRQEMQQPLNGDPKFSKEWPVPNGFSLGSLGGFCTRAEFQAHLDNMAALYPNLITVKQSIGNTVLNEPIYFVKISDNPNVAEDEPQILYTGMHHAREPIGMQHLLYYMYYLLENYETNPEVKYLVDNTEMYFVPVFNVDGYYYNETTNPNGGGMWRKNRTNNGGGSYGIDLNRNYDYMWGYDNNGSSPYPDDETYRGTEAFSEPETQAIRDFCTSHNFKIAINYHSVSGMLLYPWGYTEDVCPDDQIFYKQATILATENHYTYGPASTTIYITNGGSDDWMYGEQTTKNKILSYTPEIAGSGFWPTVSEIIPLCQENMYQSWMAAWFVHGYGFIEDATPGIISEPDGYLKFEVSQLGTDDSQDFTITVTPQNNAISTIGEPVIITGLQSGQSKLDSIPFTLRDDIAQGDLITYFLTLNDGYREITDTLTKIFGTPVVIFNDTCENLNNWSSTYGWNTTSSAYHSAPKSITDSPNGSYQNNTNSSVTLTTPVDLAHAGYAILNFWAKWETEPGYDFVQVKISDDGGATWTPLTGKYTKPGSDNQIPGEPLYDGTQNAWVNEEIDLGDYLGEEVLFRFTLISDGGVTGDGFYFDDFQVIIIDNTTGIGENRPFQAMLSPAMPNPADNFTAFGYQVPGNAQNAALQIYDITGKRVKSLILNETTGQVNISLTDLLPGMYFCKIEGNNFQTAVKKLIVK
- the queG gene encoding tRNA epoxyqueuosine(34) reductase QueG encodes the protein MNSETSKLILLEAEKLGFEHCGFAPYEFLEQEAKYIDGWLKRGYNGSKKYLQDNFEQIIDPSKILPGVQSVIVLLKSYYPPYLQPDYCAYKISKYAYGKDYHQVMKKKISRLSNFIRKNFTNSHARSFVDSGRVLEKKWAVKAGLGWQGKNTLFIKPGEGSFFFIGVILTNLELDYNEPFAQDLCRNCSLCISNCPTGALVKPYVLDARKCISYQTFEPGDEIPESFRGKMNNWIYGCDTCQDVCPHNRHPFVTTDNSFMPIQSIVNMTTDDWNDLNENNFDSVFEKSAIKRYPLKTLKRNIFFLEK